A genomic window from Glaciihabitans sp. INWT7 includes:
- a CDS encoding Ig-like domain-containing protein produces MSAVARWVKSRKTLASALVIAVVAGVPLTIAALHPGFPVTDVELTSRDVWVTNGKQLLGGRLNRQIDELNGSVVASSAKFEVLQDGDSLYMHNPDAGRIESVDPASTEVTSAIDVPKNSEVGYGGTTLIIVSPKGELWAVPSVGDLQFNYVSTPPLVKLGVGGHATITKSGAIVAVSPTKKKIYRMDTLATPPVASDFPSVGEFQISAVGDQAVIFDQSTNELITQDGTKHPLPKTGLRLQQVGAKSNYAVVATADSLLEVDLGSGSVKTIPAGVTTPAKNAAGVSAPVFLSGCAHGAWAASQKYLLACDGQKPVRHDIEEPTRGSELEFRVNRTVIALNDLSNGNVWLVNENMRLVDNWDDVTPPAEKQSEETGDQKSATQSFEDTLAQRTDVNRAPTAVDDNFGIRPGRTTILPLLDNDTDPDGDVLVISAFEGIADSTGHLDPIDGGRALQFTPAVGFVGSVSFGYTVDDGRGGTATARVTAHVVPESSNQDPVEIRKGGVSVEADQTVSYNVLTNWRDPDGDDLYLVNASPKSGDLVRFTPDGFITFTHQTSELGKKDVVFVVSDGHGAQVQGTLTVDVKPAGSLDPVGTPDFATVFTNDTVVVKPLDNDISPSGAQLQLVAMEAPSGKAVASFNSDSKEITFTSSEAGVYYVKYTLQAGATTSVGLVRVDVRDKPQDDSLPPVAVKDTAYLRGDEPTTVAVLTNDVSPNGRVLAVQSIAVPPELIAKGLVVELLESSQIRVTSPAALTDQVSFNYTISDGSHEATAGVTVVPVPALTKHQPPIAANDTAKVRVGDVATLDVLANDVHPDRSPMTLDTNLVTAPTAGLAFVSKNKLRYQAPMTPGEYTVDYRVLDPFGETATATATFTVIGLDAKGNQDPTPRPLTARVLAGDSIKVQIPLDGIDPDGDSAQLLSFPVGPSLGSIESQGADFFLYKSSAAASGTDTFSYKVFDAFGATGDADIKIAVIPPPKSLSNPIAAPDSVSVRPGRVAQVDLVANDSDPQSAPIQVSKKLIDVPQGIKASVVKGQYLVLTAPDTEQSFSMRYELTNNRGGKSVSYVLVKVTKDAPILPPTAEDISILPKTIAGKQSTTVDVFDGHAFNPSGPTEDLVVSVEGPNADSAKLLEKNGRIEVTPGKTRQAIAYRVTNEKDKLTAMAFILVPAAVSKDFDQPPTIDPSLPVQYVSMNETRTWKLKDIVKVPSGREAHIIDKATVSALQSNGASPYVDADTITFTPAKDYRGPAAVKFSVSDGASKDDPKGLKNDLTLNIVVGDPQFRDTPPEFTSPNAQVEVGETTTLDLRASTGHPNPQILQEVTYSDITGASAGLQASLNGSQLTLTTPRNAKKGSSYKLGVTLKWDKFTVPGTINVTVVGSSRPLAVAVSDTYETQRGDGAVVAHPLTNDSNPYQTTGEKLTIVDAKVQNSGQPASISFTKDSVTVTPSAALKDGRIEIVYTVQDATEDKDRQVNGTISVIVSDVPDQVAKPTRTSAIGGDGNATWRFIAPASNGKPISSYDVKATPGGATANCTAGADCTISGLTNGTAYTFAARAINVHGAGQWSVESDQVTPYGTPGTPAVTATVTSPWAPSGSIKATWGAVNSGGGSTTYTWRASNGATGTTTGTSSLPVSGLGAGNYSFTVSAQNTGGKTGATGTSNTVAIQNQTVPGKINPSATIVADTDPGTIRFNWASPGGGAAVTDNMEYVYSIDGGGNVVTTATSVTKGNLGAGNHSISVYARNNAGNGQAGTASGNIKVTPLNPSVELKADPPGQSGGSCSGNCHKYDVTLHDFGGGGHTIDFYCQGSFGSASFSGNTYLSTKYCGFSGTYVTVDGVKSNTVNFNF; encoded by the coding sequence GTGAGTGCGGTCGCACGATGGGTGAAGAGCCGCAAGACGCTCGCGTCCGCGCTCGTCATCGCGGTAGTGGCCGGGGTGCCGCTGACCATCGCCGCGCTGCATCCGGGCTTTCCGGTCACGGATGTGGAGCTCACCTCTCGAGACGTGTGGGTGACCAACGGAAAGCAACTGCTCGGCGGGCGCCTCAACCGCCAGATCGACGAGCTCAACGGTTCGGTCGTCGCCTCCAGCGCGAAGTTCGAGGTGCTGCAAGACGGTGACTCGCTCTACATGCACAATCCGGATGCCGGTCGCATCGAGTCGGTCGACCCGGCCTCCACCGAAGTCACCTCCGCGATCGATGTGCCGAAGAACTCGGAGGTCGGGTACGGCGGCACGACCCTGATCATCGTGTCTCCCAAGGGCGAGCTCTGGGCGGTGCCCTCTGTCGGGGACCTGCAGTTCAACTACGTCTCGACCCCTCCGCTCGTGAAACTGGGCGTCGGCGGCCATGCCACCATCACCAAGAGCGGCGCCATCGTCGCGGTTTCTCCGACGAAGAAGAAGATCTACCGGATGGACACCCTCGCGACCCCGCCGGTCGCCTCGGACTTCCCCTCTGTGGGGGAGTTCCAGATCTCCGCGGTGGGGGATCAGGCCGTGATCTTCGACCAGTCCACCAACGAACTCATCACTCAGGACGGCACGAAACACCCGCTTCCGAAGACCGGGCTGCGGCTGCAACAGGTGGGGGCGAAGTCCAACTACGCCGTCGTCGCCACCGCGGATTCCCTTCTCGAAGTCGATCTCGGTTCGGGCTCGGTGAAGACCATCCCGGCAGGCGTGACCACCCCGGCGAAGAACGCAGCGGGCGTCTCCGCCCCCGTCTTCCTCTCCGGCTGCGCACACGGGGCGTGGGCGGCATCCCAGAAGTACCTGCTCGCGTGCGATGGGCAGAAGCCCGTGCGACATGACATCGAGGAGCCCACTCGGGGCAGCGAGCTCGAGTTCCGGGTGAACCGCACGGTCATCGCTCTCAACGACCTCAGCAACGGCAATGTCTGGCTCGTCAACGAAAACATGCGTCTCGTGGACAACTGGGATGACGTGACACCTCCCGCTGAGAAGCAGAGCGAAGAGACCGGCGACCAGAAGTCCGCAACCCAGTCCTTCGAAGACACTCTTGCCCAGCGCACCGACGTGAACCGAGCACCGACGGCCGTCGACGACAACTTCGGCATCCGCCCGGGACGCACGACGATCCTGCCGCTGCTCGACAACGACACCGACCCGGATGGCGACGTGCTGGTGATCTCCGCCTTCGAGGGCATCGCGGATTCGACCGGCCATCTCGACCCGATCGACGGCGGCCGCGCCCTGCAGTTCACTCCCGCGGTGGGATTCGTCGGATCGGTGTCCTTCGGCTACACGGTCGACGACGGCCGAGGCGGCACCGCGACGGCGCGGGTGACCGCGCATGTCGTGCCGGAGAGCAGCAACCAGGATCCGGTCGAGATCCGGAAGGGCGGCGTGAGCGTCGAGGCCGACCAGACGGTCTCCTACAACGTACTGACCAACTGGCGGGACCCCGACGGCGACGACCTCTACCTCGTGAACGCCTCACCGAAGTCGGGCGACCTGGTGCGCTTCACTCCGGACGGCTTCATCACCTTCACCCACCAGACCTCCGAGCTGGGCAAGAAAGACGTCGTCTTCGTGGTGAGCGACGGCCATGGAGCCCAGGTGCAGGGCACGCTCACGGTGGACGTCAAGCCGGCCGGGTCGCTCGATCCCGTTGGCACGCCGGACTTCGCTACGGTGTTCACCAACGACACGGTCGTCGTGAAGCCCCTCGACAACGACATCTCGCCCTCCGGCGCCCAGCTGCAACTCGTGGCCATGGAGGCTCCGAGCGGCAAGGCGGTGGCCTCCTTCAATTCCGATTCCAAAGAGATCACCTTCACGTCGTCCGAGGCCGGCGTCTACTACGTCAAATACACGCTCCAGGCGGGTGCGACGACGAGTGTCGGTCTCGTGCGGGTCGACGTGCGCGACAAGCCGCAAGACGATTCGCTCCCCCCGGTCGCGGTGAAAGACACCGCCTACCTCCGAGGAGATGAGCCGACGACGGTGGCGGTGCTCACCAACGACGTGAGCCCGAATGGCCGGGTGCTCGCGGTACAGTCCATTGCCGTGCCCCCGGAGCTCATCGCGAAGGGTCTCGTCGTCGAGCTGCTCGAAAGCTCGCAGATCCGCGTCACCTCGCCCGCTGCCCTCACCGACCAGGTGAGCTTCAACTACACGATCTCGGATGGTTCCCACGAGGCGACTGCTGGTGTGACCGTGGTGCCCGTGCCCGCCCTGACGAAACACCAGCCACCGATCGCCGCGAACGATACCGCGAAGGTGCGTGTCGGGGACGTCGCCACTCTCGATGTGCTTGCCAACGACGTGCACCCCGACCGCTCGCCCATGACTCTCGACACCAATCTGGTGACCGCTCCGACGGCCGGCCTCGCCTTTGTGAGCAAGAACAAACTGCGGTACCAGGCGCCGATGACCCCGGGCGAGTACACCGTCGACTATCGGGTGCTCGACCCCTTCGGAGAGACCGCGACCGCTACGGCCACGTTCACGGTCATCGGCCTTGATGCCAAGGGGAACCAGGATCCCACCCCCCGCCCGCTCACCGCGCGGGTGCTCGCCGGCGACTCGATCAAGGTGCAGATCCCACTCGACGGAATCGACCCCGACGGCGACTCCGCCCAGTTGCTGAGCTTCCCGGTCGGACCGAGCCTCGGCTCGATCGAGAGCCAGGGTGCCGACTTCTTCCTCTACAAGTCGTCGGCTGCGGCATCCGGAACCGACACTTTCAGTTACAAGGTCTTCGATGCCTTCGGCGCCACCGGCGATGCCGACATCAAGATCGCGGTCATTCCTCCGCCCAAGTCGCTGTCGAACCCGATCGCCGCTCCGGACAGCGTGTCCGTGCGGCCGGGGCGGGTGGCTCAGGTCGACCTCGTGGCCAACGACTCCGATCCGCAGAGTGCGCCCATCCAGGTCTCGAAGAAGCTCATCGACGTGCCGCAGGGCATCAAGGCCTCGGTTGTGAAGGGCCAGTATCTGGTGCTGACCGCTCCGGACACCGAACAGTCCTTCTCGATGCGTTACGAGCTCACCAATAACCGCGGCGGCAAGTCCGTGAGCTACGTGCTGGTGAAGGTGACGAAGGATGCCCCGATCCTTCCGCCCACGGCAGAGGACATCTCGATCCTTCCCAAGACCATCGCCGGCAAGCAGTCCACCACCGTCGACGTCTTCGATGGCCACGCCTTCAACCCCTCCGGGCCCACAGAAGACCTCGTCGTCAGCGTGGAGGGGCCGAACGCCGACTCGGCGAAACTGCTCGAGAAGAACGGCCGCATCGAGGTGACGCCGGGCAAGACCCGCCAGGCGATCGCCTACCGGGTGACCAACGAGAAAGACAAACTGACCGCCATGGCGTTCATCCTCGTGCCGGCCGCGGTCTCGAAGGACTTCGACCAGCCACCCACGATCGATCCCTCGCTTCCGGTGCAGTACGTGAGCATGAACGAGACCCGCACCTGGAAGTTGAAGGACATCGTCAAGGTGCCCTCCGGGCGTGAGGCGCACATCATCGACAAGGCAACGGTGAGCGCTCTCCAGAGCAACGGTGCCTCGCCCTACGTCGACGCTGACACGATCACCTTCACCCCGGCGAAGGACTACCGCGGCCCGGCAGCGGTGAAGTTCTCCGTGTCCGATGGGGCGTCGAAGGACGACCCGAAGGGCCTGAAGAACGATCTGACTCTCAACATCGTGGTGGGTGACCCGCAGTTCCGGGACACGCCGCCGGAGTTCACGAGCCCGAACGCGCAGGTGGAGGTCGGTGAGACCACCACCCTCGACCTGCGAGCGTCGACCGGGCATCCGAATCCCCAGATCCTGCAAGAGGTGACCTACTCCGACATCACCGGCGCCTCCGCCGGACTCCAGGCCAGTCTCAACGGATCGCAGCTCACCCTCACGACACCGCGCAACGCGAAGAAGGGCAGCAGCTACAAGCTCGGCGTGACGCTCAAGTGGGACAAGTTCACCGTGCCGGGCACGATCAACGTGACCGTCGTCGGCTCCAGCCGTCCACTCGCCGTCGCCGTCTCCGACACCTACGAGACGCAACGCGGCGACGGCGCCGTCGTGGCGCATCCGCTCACCAACGACTCGAATCCCTACCAGACCACCGGCGAGAAGCTCACTATCGTCGACGCGAAGGTGCAGAACAGCGGGCAGCCGGCATCGATTTCGTTCACCAAGGATTCGGTCACCGTGACGCCGAGCGCCGCGCTCAAAGACGGCCGGATCGAGATCGTCTACACCGTGCAGGATGCCACGGAAGACAAGGATCGCCAGGTCAACGGCACCATCTCTGTGATCGTCAGCGATGTGCCCGACCAGGTGGCGAAGCCCACGCGTACCTCGGCGATCGGTGGAGACGGCAACGCGACCTGGCGGTTCATCGCACCAGCCTCGAACGGCAAGCCGATCTCCTCCTACGACGTGAAAGCCACGCCCGGCGGAGCGACAGCCAACTGCACGGCCGGCGCCGACTGCACGATCTCCGGGTTGACGAACGGCACCGCCTACACCTTCGCGGCGCGCGCCATCAACGTGCACGGAGCGGGCCAATGGTCGGTGGAGAGCGACCAGGTGACCCCCTACGGCACGCCCGGCACGCCCGCGGTGACCGCGACCGTGACGAGCCCATGGGCTCCGTCCGGCAGCATCAAGGCCACCTGGGGTGCCGTGAACAGCGGCGGTGGTTCGACCACCTACACCTGGCGCGCCAGCAACGGCGCGACGGGCACGACCACCGGAACCTCGAGCCTGCCTGTCAGCGGTCTCGGTGCCGGCAACTACAGCTTCACCGTCTCCGCTCAGAACACCGGCGGCAAGACCGGCGCGACCGGCACCTCGAACACCGTGGCGATCCAGAACCAGACAGTTCCCGGCAAGATCAACCCGAGTGCCACCATCGTGGCTGACACGGACCCCGGAACCATCCGCTTCAACTGGGCGTCTCCGGGAGGCGGTGCGGCTGTCACCGACAACATGGAATACGTCTACTCGATCGATGGCGGCGGCAACGTGGTCACCACCGCAACGAGCGTGACCAAGGGCAATCTCGGTGCCGGAAACCATTCGATCTCGGTCTATGCGCGCAACAACGCGGGCAACGGGCAGGCCGGGACCGCGTCCGGCAACATCAAGGTGACGCCGCTGAACCCCTCGGTCGAACTGAAGGCGGATCCGCCCGGCCAGTCGGGCGGCTCGTGCTCCGGCAACTGCCACAAGTACGACGTGACGCTGCACGATTTCGGCGGCGGCGGCCACACGATCGACTTCTACTGCCAGGGCTCGTTCGGGTCGGCCAGCTTCTCCGGCAACACCTACCTGAGCACCAAGTACTGCGGCTTCAGCGGCACCTACGTGACCGTCGACGGTGTGAAGAGCAACACAGTCAACTTCAACTTCTAG
- a CDS encoding PP2C family serine/threonine-protein phosphatase produces the protein MDEAQELELASGTVRFRFSGHSDRGAVRRLNEDSYLAALPVFVVADGMGGHAFGDRASQAAIGAFTAAFADTTRATAQEVLETIHRANDAVLGVTNEPGAVSGTTLSGIAFVEIGPTDSHHWMAFNVGDSRIYSWDGRHLAQLSVDHSAVQELVELGQITRRQADTHPDRNIVTRALGADAVVDPDIWLLPARGRQTFLLCSDGLTKELSDEEIARIIVFHGAEQVRETDRLPLTLAERLVSAAVAAGGSDNVTVVMVESDLVGSGSMSSEDTVDRDAMPGFLEETKPRG, from the coding sequence GTGGACGAAGCACAGGAGCTCGAGCTCGCGAGCGGTACGGTTCGATTCCGATTCAGCGGACATTCCGACCGTGGCGCCGTTCGCCGACTGAACGAAGACAGTTATCTCGCAGCGCTTCCCGTCTTCGTGGTGGCCGATGGAATGGGCGGGCATGCCTTCGGGGATCGAGCCAGCCAGGCCGCTATCGGCGCATTCACCGCGGCATTCGCCGACACCACCCGTGCCACCGCGCAAGAGGTGCTCGAAACCATCCACCGCGCAAACGACGCGGTTCTCGGGGTCACGAACGAGCCCGGTGCGGTCTCGGGCACCACGCTCAGCGGCATCGCCTTCGTGGAGATCGGCCCCACCGACAGCCATCACTGGATGGCATTCAACGTGGGTGACTCCCGCATCTACAGCTGGGATGGTCGGCATCTGGCGCAGTTGAGCGTCGACCACTCCGCCGTGCAGGAGTTGGTGGAGCTCGGCCAGATCACACGACGACAGGCCGACACCCATCCGGATCGCAACATCGTCACCCGGGCCCTCGGCGCGGATGCCGTGGTCGATCCCGACATCTGGCTGCTGCCGGCCCGGGGGCGCCAGACCTTCCTGCTGTGCTCGGACGGCCTCACCAAGGAGTTGAGCGACGAGGAGATCGCGCGCATCATCGTCTTCCACGGCGCAGAACAGGTGCGGGAGACGGACCGTCTTCCCCTCACTCTGGCGGAGCGGCTGGTGAGTGCCGCGGTGGCGGCCGGGGGCTCGGACAACGTGACGGTGGTCATGGTCGAATCCGACCTTGTAGGGTCGGGTTCGATGTCTTCGGAAGACACGGTGGATCGCGATGCGATGCCCGGTTTCCTCGAAGAGACGAAGCCAAGGGGGTAG
- a CDS encoding serine/threonine-protein kinase: MRRAPSLPPELPGYSFVKVLGSGGFSDVFLYEQKLPKRRVAVKVLLTEELSGANRAAFVAEANLMAQLSTHPYIVTIYQADVAGDDRPYFVMEYCSGPSLAERYKQETFPVVDALRTGVRLSSAVATAHAAGILHRDIKPANVLTNDYGWPALTDFGISSAVEDDVLPIHTGTLASALAQDTGTGGTGQSVGMSVPWSPPEMFEDDPEPDVRSDVFSLAATIYTILAGQTPFELRGHSNGTLDLIGRIERGAITPMARDDIPRSLLAVLQKGMASSRADRFATAVDFARALQRVELELGYSPTTIDVPNLHIEAPSRAGAADDADETRARSVATIQAQPVTPVSPILAPPSGPSIDETQVRGAPKVVFQPEPASETIVRRRVTAPIEPATATATEAPQEPREATAPAGMSRGNKILIGVAGGVVLLIAAAVVAGVALGANPSGAASPSPKASGGDSAIVETVPVPTLVGAPAVAGTDLVFTAKNPKPNKGDSFRWKISNRGADEALHVSADGVVTVPDYTAGSTVCVQITVARDGKVSDPLETCYPQ; this comes from the coding sequence ATGCGCCGCGCTCCGTCACTGCCACCCGAACTCCCCGGGTACAGCTTCGTCAAGGTGCTGGGATCGGGAGGCTTCTCCGACGTCTTCCTCTACGAACAGAAACTGCCCAAGCGCCGCGTCGCCGTGAAGGTGCTGCTCACCGAGGAGCTGAGTGGCGCGAATCGGGCCGCGTTCGTCGCCGAGGCGAACCTGATGGCGCAACTGTCGACGCATCCGTACATCGTCACGATCTACCAGGCGGATGTCGCGGGCGACGATCGGCCTTATTTCGTGATGGAGTACTGCTCCGGGCCGAGCCTGGCCGAACGATACAAGCAGGAGACCTTCCCGGTGGTCGACGCACTGCGCACCGGCGTGAGACTGTCGAGTGCCGTAGCAACGGCGCATGCGGCGGGCATCCTGCACCGTGACATCAAGCCGGCGAACGTGCTCACCAACGACTACGGCTGGCCCGCGCTCACCGACTTCGGCATCTCTTCCGCGGTCGAGGACGATGTGCTGCCGATCCACACCGGCACGCTCGCGAGCGCACTCGCGCAGGACACCGGCACCGGTGGCACCGGTCAGTCGGTGGGCATGTCGGTGCCCTGGTCGCCTCCCGAGATGTTCGAGGACGACCCGGAACCCGACGTGCGGTCGGACGTCTTCTCGCTCGCCGCCACGATCTACACGATCCTCGCGGGCCAGACCCCCTTCGAGTTGCGCGGCCACTCGAACGGCACTCTCGACCTGATCGGGCGTATCGAACGCGGTGCGATCACCCCGATGGCGCGGGATGACATCCCCCGCTCCCTGCTCGCGGTGCTGCAGAAGGGCATGGCCTCCAGCCGGGCCGACCGGTTCGCCACGGCGGTCGACTTCGCTCGGGCGCTTCAGCGGGTGGAACTCGAACTCGGCTATTCCCCGACCACGATCGATGTGCCCAACCTGCACATCGAGGCGCCCTCTCGGGCCGGGGCTGCGGATGACGCGGACGAGACCCGTGCCCGCAGCGTCGCCACGATCCAGGCCCAACCGGTCACCCCGGTGTCCCCGATCCTCGCGCCACCTTCCGGCCCCTCGATCGACGAGACCCAGGTGCGCGGAGCGCCGAAGGTCGTCTTCCAGCCGGAGCCCGCGAGCGAGACGATCGTGCGCCGGCGGGTCACCGCTCCCATCGAGCCCGCGACCGCGACCGCGACCGAGGCGCCGCAAGAGCCCCGGGAGGCGACTGCGCCGGCCGGGATGTCGCGCGGAAACAAAATCCTCATCGGGGTGGCTGGCGGTGTCGTGCTCCTCATCGCTGCCGCGGTCGTCGCGGGCGTTGCCCTCGGCGCGAATCCGAGCGGTGCGGCGAGCCCGAGCCCGAAGGCATCCGGCGGTGATTCCGCGATCGTCGAAACGGTGCCCGTGCCCACCCTCGTGGGAGCACCGGCGGTGGCCGGGACGGACCTCGTCTTCACCGCGAAGAATCCCAAACCGAACAAGGGCGACAGTTTTCGCTGGAAGATCAGCAATCGTGGAGCGGATGAGGCCCTGCACGTGAGCGCGGACGGAGTCGTGACGGTGCCGGATTACACCGCGGGATCCACGGTCTGTGTTCAGATCACGGTCGCCCGCGACGGCAAGGTCTCCGACCCACTGGAGACGTGCTATCCCCAATGA
- a CDS encoding TerC family protein: MDLQLPLWFEVSSIAVLILIVIADLVLAYKRPHIPSTRESSLWVGFYVLLAILFAVLMYFFAGAEHAGQFIAGWLTEYSLSIDNLFVFVIIMARFAVPRKYQQEVLMVGIIIALVLRGIFILLGAQLIENFSWIFYIFGAFLLYTAFGQAFQNSDEMDEKESGVIRLLRKRIRISDGFDGAKLRTIIDGKRVFTPIIVVFIAIGTTDLVFALDSIPAIFGITTSPFIVFTANVFALMGLRQLYFLLGDLIDKLVYLKYGIAFILAFIGFKLIAHALHTNELPFINGGKHIEWAPEIGTFFSLGVIVVSMAVAVIASLIKIRYDRNRVGPGAGE, from the coding sequence ATGGACCTGCAACTCCCGCTCTGGTTCGAGGTCAGCAGCATCGCCGTTCTGATCCTCATCGTGATCGCCGACCTCGTGCTCGCCTACAAGCGTCCCCACATTCCGTCGACGCGGGAGTCGAGCCTGTGGGTCGGCTTCTACGTGCTGCTCGCGATCCTCTTCGCGGTACTCATGTACTTCTTCGCGGGAGCCGAGCATGCCGGGCAGTTCATCGCCGGATGGCTCACCGAATACAGCCTCTCGATCGACAATCTCTTCGTCTTCGTGATCATCATGGCGAGGTTCGCGGTGCCGAGGAAGTACCAGCAGGAAGTGCTGATGGTGGGCATCATCATCGCCCTCGTGCTGCGCGGGATCTTCATCCTGCTCGGGGCCCAGCTGATCGAGAACTTCAGCTGGATCTTCTACATCTTCGGCGCCTTCCTGCTCTACACGGCGTTCGGCCAGGCCTTCCAGAACAGCGACGAGATGGACGAGAAGGAAAGCGGCGTCATCCGACTTCTGCGCAAGCGGATCAGGATCTCCGACGGTTTCGACGGCGCGAAGCTGCGCACCATCATCGACGGAAAGAGGGTCTTCACGCCGATCATCGTGGTCTTCATCGCGATCGGCACCACCGACCTGGTCTTCGCGCTCGATTCGATCCCGGCGATCTTCGGCATCACGACGAGTCCGTTCATCGTGTTCACCGCAAACGTCTTCGCGTTGATGGGGCTCCGCCAGCTGTATTTCCTGCTCGGCGACCTCATCGACAAGCTGGTGTATCTCAAGTACGGCATCGCGTTCATCCTCGCGTTCATCGGCTTCAAGCTCATCGCTCACGCGCTGCACACCAACGAATTGCCCTTCATCAACGGGGGAAAGCACATCGAGTGGGCGCCAGAGATCGGCACCTTCTTCTCGCTCGGCGTGATCGTGGTGTCGATGGCTGTCGCGGTGATCGCCAGCCTGATCAAGATCCGCTACGACCGCAATCGCGTGGGGCCCGGTGCCGGCGAATAG
- a CDS encoding FHA domain-containing protein, with translation MTVHFRPALSGGWLALTAGETLLVIGAPADQPAVDALWDAVGSTGGFQRVLDVLTSNGLAATPPFALFDGAAASLRVIVRGEVAATVTNAAGSAQIDGSGVTTWREQTWADVSSVGITVVGAGPADGVAQLPLGSGGAWVASLRLSFAASGGLDTAAGGPLDQRGAADGVDRRVAAHGQLDERVAADGVDQPAAADGVDQQVAADRPLDQQPIEFDPEATVTEAPTERIDPPETTPDTPADGYDYLFGATMFRGVAEAAVQESPAEEEATAELAGDHDGHTVLTSDIAKLRAERRAKRGAPTPPPVAPPAARVFLALSSGTREPLTQPILVGRSPSVSQVSGGQMPRLLTVGTPDQDISRTHVRFVLEGGTVVVTDLHSRNGTLVVLPGKEPQKLRAGEPTSVITGTVVDLGGGVTLTVEETADDA, from the coding sequence ATGACCGTGCACTTCAGGCCTGCGCTGAGCGGGGGATGGCTCGCGCTCACGGCGGGCGAGACACTTCTGGTGATCGGTGCCCCCGCCGACCAGCCGGCCGTCGACGCGCTGTGGGACGCGGTCGGGTCTACGGGCGGATTCCAGCGTGTGCTCGACGTTCTCACGAGCAATGGCCTGGCTGCGACACCGCCGTTCGCGCTCTTCGATGGCGCCGCGGCGTCGCTCCGCGTCATCGTGCGGGGAGAGGTCGCCGCTACCGTGACGAACGCCGCAGGCTCTGCGCAGATCGACGGATCCGGGGTCACGACGTGGCGGGAGCAGACCTGGGCTGATGTGTCGTCCGTGGGGATCACGGTGGTCGGGGCGGGGCCGGCTGACGGTGTCGCCCAGCTGCCGCTGGGCAGCGGCGGGGCGTGGGTCGCGTCACTGCGACTGTCGTTCGCAGCATCAGGCGGTCTCGATACGGCCGCGGGTGGCCCACTCGACCAGCGGGGCGCCGCGGACGGCGTCGATCGGCGGGTGGCCGCACACGGGCAGCTCGACGAGCGGGTGGCCGCGGACGGCGTCGATCAGCCGGCTGCCGCGGACGGCGTCGATCAGCAAGTAGCCGCGGATCGTCCACTCGACCAGCAGCCGATCGAGTTCGATCCGGAGGCCACCGTCACCGAGGCGCCTACCGAGCGGATCGATCCTCCCGAGACGACGCCCGATACCCCCGCCGACGGCTACGACTATCTCTTCGGCGCCACCATGTTCCGCGGCGTGGCGGAAGCCGCAGTGCAGGAATCGCCTGCGGAAGAAGAGGCGACGGCCGAATTGGCCGGCGACCACGACGGCCACACCGTGCTCACCTCCGACATCGCGAAACTGCGGGCGGAGCGTCGGGCCAAACGCGGGGCGCCCACACCGCCCCCCGTGGCACCGCCCGCCGCCCGGGTGTTCCTCGCCCTGTCGAGCGGCACCCGCGAGCCCCTCACCCAGCCCATCCTGGTCGGTCGTTCCCCGAGCGTGAGCCAGGTCTCCGGCGGTCAGATGCCGCGCCTGCTCACGGTGGGCACTCCGGACCAGGACATCTCCCGCACCCATGTGCGTTTCGTGCTGGAGGGTGGCACCGTTGTGGTCACCGATCTGCACTCCCGAAACGGCACGCTCGTGGTGCTTCCGGGCAAGGAGCCCCAGAAGCTCCGCGCCGGCGAGCCGACCTCTGTCATCACCGGCACCGTGGTCGACCTCGGCGGCGGAGTCACCCTCACCGTCGAAGAAACGGCGGATGACGCCTGA